The nucleotide window CGACCTATGACCCGGATGCGTTCGCCGATCTCCTGCAGGGCATGGCGGGGGACAAGAAGAACCGCTCGGGTGTGTTGCGCTTCGTGGTCCTGGACGGGCTGGCCAAGCCCGGCCGACTCGAAGGGCCGGACCCCGGGCTGATCGCGGCCGCCTACTCCGCGGTGGCCGGCGGACCGGCGTCGAAGAGCACCTCGGTACTGCTCTAGGACCCGGTGCCGTCAGCCGGCGGTCACGACCGGTGCCGCCTCAGCGAATGCGCTGGGTCGGCGCGTCCGCGTCGGTGGGGGTGCCGTCCTCGTGGCGGGGTGAATCGTCCTCGTGGACCGACCAGTCGTCGTCGGCGGCGTTCTTGTTCTGGTCGCGCCGGACGAGGAACCGGCCGATCGCCGCGCCGACGAAGGCCGGGACGAAGACGAGCAGTGCGGTGAACGACGCACCGGCGATGAGTTCGACGAACAGGCTGGCCTGCCCGATGCCGGCGAGGACGACCGTGCCGAGGATCCAGGAGATCAGCCCGGCGAGGACACCCGCCAGGACGCCGGCCTGCAGCCAGCGCACGGTGAGGTCCTCGTAGTCGTCGGGATCCGGGTTCGCGCGGGCGTCGCGGATACCGTCGTAGCCACCCCACACCAGGGCGATGAGGACGACGGCGGCGATCGCGATGGTGCGCCAGACGGTCGAGTTCAGCGGCGCCTGGACCACTGCGAACCCGAGCAACACGCGGGCGAGGACGTGAACTGCGGTCATCGTCAGACCGCGCACCAACCACGAAGACATGCGCGTCATCTTACGCACGGGTCGCGTGACAGCGGACACACCTGGTCGAAGTGGTCGGGTTCGCGCGGTTCGGACGCCCGCCGTAGCGTGGCGGGGGTGCCGATCATCCATGACACCGGTGGCCGCCGCGACCGGTTGCGTACCGAGCTGCGATCCGCAGCCGACCCGGTCTCGTTCCTCGTCGTCTCCGACCTCGTCAACGTCCGCTATCTGACCGGTTTCACCGGCTCGAATGCCGCTGTGCTGATCGACGTCGACGATCCCGCGGGCGATCGGATCGCCACCGACGGCCGCTACCTCACCCAGGTCGCCGAACAGGTGCCCGACGTCGAACCGATCATCGAACGCGCGGTGGTCCGTGCGCTCGTCGACCACGCACGGACCGCCGGGGCGGGTCGCGTCGGCTTCGAGTCCGACACCGAGACGGTGGCCGGGCATCAGGCGCTGTCCACCGCCGTCGGGGACTCCGGGGTCGAGCTGGTCGGCATGTCCGGGGTCGTGCAGAACCTGCGCGCGGTCAAGGACCCGGGGGAGATCGAACTGCTGCGGGCGGCGTGCGCGATCGGCGACGCCGCCCTGGCGCAGATCGTCGCCGACGGCGTGCTGCGGGCCGGGACGACCGAACGTCAGGTCGCACGTGCCCTCGAGTGGGAGATGTATCGGCTCGGGGCCGACGGCATCGCCTTCGAGACGATCGTGGCGGCCGGCGCGCACTCGGCGATCCCTCACCACCGGCCCACCCACACCGCCCTCGCCGACGGCGATCTCGTCAAGATCGACTTCGGGTCGGTCGTCGGCGGGTATCACTCGGACATGACGCGGACCTTCGTCCTCAGGCGCGCCGCGTCGTGGCAGCGAGACCTCTACGAGCTCGTCGCGACCGCGCAGACCGCGGGCCGGGCGGCGCTGACGCCCGGCGCCGACCTCCGGGCGGTCGACGCGGCGGCCCGGGACGTGATCGACGACGCCGGACACGGCGAGCACTACGTGCACGGTCTCGGCCACGGGGTGGGGTTGCAGATCCACGAAGCGCCGGGAATCGGCAAACTCGCGGCGGGTACACTGCCATGCGGTGCTGCGGTCACCGTGGAGCCCGGTGTCTACCTGCCCGGATGGGGCGGGGTCCGGATCGAGGACACTCTGGTGGTCACCGACGGCGACCCCGACCTGCTGACCGCCACCGACAAGACATTCACCGTCATCTGACTGCAAGGGAACGAATACCACATGGCATCCACCGCCGACTTCAAGAACGGCCTCGTGCTGCGCATGGACGACCAGCTCTGGCAGATCATGGAGTTCCAGCACGTCAAGCCGGGCAAGGGGCCTGCGTTCGTGCGTACCAAGATCAAGAACGTGCTGAGCGGCAAGACCGTCGACAAGACCTTCAACGCCGGCGTCAAGGTCGAGACCGCCACCGTCGACCGTCGTGACATGACCTTCCTCTACAACGACGGCACCGACTACGTGTTCATGGACTCGCAGGACTACGAGCAGTTCTCACTGCCGCCGGCCACCGTCGGCGACGGTGCGCGCTTCCTGCTGGAGAACATGACCGTGCAGGTGTCGCTGAACGAGGGCAACCCGCTGTTCGTCGAGCTCCCGGTCACCGTCGAGCTGATCGTCGCCCAGACCGATCCCGGACTCCAGGGCGACCGCTCGACCGGCGGCACCAAGCCGGCCACCCTCGAGACCGGCGCCGAGATCCAGGTGCCGCTGTTCATCAACACCGGTGACAAGCTCAAGGTCGACTCGCGCGACGGCAGCTATCTCGGCCGCGTCAACTCCTGACCTGTGAAACAACCCGGAACCCGACACAAGGCGCGGCGCCGCGCGGTGGACCTGCTCTTCGAAGCGGAGGCCAAGGGAGTCAGTCCCGCGCAGCTCGTCGCCGAACGCCGCGAGTACGTCCGATCCGACGAGAGCGTCGGCTCGATCCACGACTACACCGCGACCGTGATCCAAGGCCTCGCCGACGATCAGGCGCAGGTCGACGCGGTCATCTCCTCGTACCTGCGGGACTGGACCCTCGAACGACTCCCGGCGGTCGACCGCGCGATCATGCGCCTGGCGACCTGGGAGCTGTTCAACTCTCTCGACGTCGACACGATCGTGGTCGTCGACGAGGCGGTGGAGCTCGCCAAGGAACTGTCCACCGACGACTCGCCGGCCTTCGTCAACGGGGTGCTGGCCAAGATCGCCGAACTCGCTCCGCAGGTCCGCGCGGCCGCGTCCGCCGAGCCCGGTGGTGCCGCACCCGGACGGCCGGAGCCGAACTGATCCGCACCGGGTGTGGCGTAGGTCGCGGGAATTCGTCCGCGTCGCCGCCCGGTGTAGAGTGTCGCGAGACAGACATCCTTTAACGATCCGTCCCGAGAGGCGGAGAAGGAGGTCGGCTGTGGCCAGCCCCGCTCCCAGGGTGCTGCTCGATGCCGCTGACGTGTCGCGCACGATTGCCCGTGTCGCACACCAGGTCATCGAGAAGACTGCTCTGGACTCGCCCGACGCACCCCGCGTCGTTCTCATCGGAATCCCCACTCGCGGAACATCTCTCGCCACCCGGCTGGGTGGCAAGATCGGTGAGTTCGCGGGCGTCGACGTACCGGTGGGTTACCTCGACATCACGCTGTACCGCGACGATCTGCGCGGTAAGCCGCACCGTCCGCTCGAGCGGACGATGGTGCCGGCCGGCGGCGTCGACAACGCGATCGTGATCCTCGTCGACGACGTCCTCTACTCCGGGCGGACGGTGCGCGCGGCGCTCGACGCGCTGCGTGATCTCGGTCGTCCCGCGGCCGTTCAACTCGCGGTCCTCGTCGACCGCGGCCATCGCGAACTCCCGTTGCGCGCAGACTATGTCGGCAAGAACATCCCGACCGCCCGCGACGAGCAGGTCTCGGTGCACCTCGTCGAGCACGACGGCATCGACGAGGTCGTCCTCGGGTCGGCGTCGAGTTCGGCTGCAGCAGAAAGTGATTCGTGATGCGGCACCTGCTGTCGGCCCAAGACCTCAGCCGCGACGACGCCACCGCCCTCCTCGACGACGCCGAACGTTTCGAACAGGCCCTCACCGGGCGCGAGGTTCGTAAGCTGCCGACGCTGCGCGGGCGCACGGTGATGACCGTGTTCTACGAGAACTCCACCCGCACCAGGGTCTCCTTCGAGGTCGCGGGCAAGTGGATGAGCGCCGACGTCATCAACGTCAGTGCCTCGAGTTCCTCTGCGGGCAAAGGGGAATCGCTGCGCGACACGGCCAAGACCCTGCACGCGGCCGGCGCCGACGCGCTGATCGTCCGGCACCCGGCCTCGGGTGCGCCGGCCCAGATCGCCGACTGGACGACGACGCCGGACGGCGACGGCCCCGCGGTGATCAACGCCGGTGACGGGACACACGAGCATCCCACCCAGGCGCTGCTCGACGCGCTGACGCTCCGCCAGCGCCTCGGGTCGCTCGAGGGCAGGCGCATCGCGATCGTGGGCGACATCATCCATTCCCGTGTCGCGCGGTCGAACGCCCATCTGCTGTCGACGCTCGGCGCCGAGGTCGTCCTGGTGGCGCCCCCGACGCTGTTGCCGGTCGGCGTCGACGAGTGGCCGGTGAGCGTCTCGGGAAGCCTCGACGCCGAACTCCCCGCCGTCGACGCGGTGATGATGCTCCGGGTCCAGGCCGAACGCATGAACGGCGGGTTCTTCCCGAGTGCCCGCGAGTACTCGGTCCGATTCGGGCTGAACGACCGCCGCCTGGGACTGCTGCACGACGACGCGGTGGTCCTGCATCCCGGGCCGATGCTGCGCGGCATGGAGATCGGCTACTCGGTGGCCGATTCGCCCAAGGCCACCGTTCTCGAACAGGTCCGCAACGGTGTGCACGTCCGGATGGCGGTTCTCTTCCGCCTGCTCGTCGGTTCGGATTCCGCAGGAGCCCACCTATGACCCCCCTCGACACCATTGCAGGAGTTGGACAGTGAGCGCCTCCACCGGATCCGTACCGCAGACCGGGTCCGTCGTCATCAGTGCCGTCCGCCCGTATGGCGAGGGAGACCCGATCGATGTCCTCGTCGTCGACGGCGTCATCAGCGAGATGGGCTCGGCGGTCACCGCTCCCGAGGGCACCGAGACGATCGACGGCAGGGGTGGCGTGCTGCTGCCCGGGTTCGTCGACCTCCACACCCACCTGCGTGAACCGGGTCGTGAGGACACCGAGACGATCCGCTCGGGCTCGGCGGCCGCGGCGCTGGGCGGTTACACCGCGGTCTTCGCGATGGCCAACACCAGTCCGGTTGCCGACAACTCGACCGTCACCGACAACGTGTGGCGGTCCGGGCGCGAGGTCGGACTCGTCGACGTGTACCCGGTCGGCGCGGTCACCGTCGGTCTCGCCGGCAAGCAACTCGCCGAGATGGGCATGATGGCCGCCGGTGCCGCCGGCGTCCGGATGTTCAGCGACGACGGCAAGTGCGTCGACGACCCGCTCCTGATGCGTCGCGCGCTGGAGTACTCGACCGGTCTCGGCGTCCTCATCGCCCAGCACGCCGAGGAGCCGCGGCTGACCGTCGGTGCCGTCGCCAACGAGGGGCCGACGGCCTCACGCCTGGGCCTGGCGGGCTGGCCCCGCGCCGCCGAGGAGTCCATCGTCATCCGCGACGCCCTCCTCGCGCGCGACGCCGGCGCCCGGATCCACATCTGCCACGCCTCCACCGA belongs to Gordonia sp. KTR9 and includes:
- a CDS encoding B-4DMT family transporter, translated to MSSWLVRGLTMTAVHVLARVLLGFAVVQAPLNSTVWRTIAIAAVVLIALVWGGYDGIRDARANPDPDDYEDLTVRWLQAGVLAGVLAGLISWILGTVVLAGIGQASLFVELIAGASFTALLVFVPAFVGAAIGRFLVRRDQNKNAADDDWSVHEDDSPRHEDGTPTDADAPTQRIR
- a CDS encoding M24 family metallopeptidase, with the protein product MPIIHDTGGRRDRLRTELRSAADPVSFLVVSDLVNVRYLTGFTGSNAAVLIDVDDPAGDRIATDGRYLTQVAEQVPDVEPIIERAVVRALVDHARTAGAGRVGFESDTETVAGHQALSTAVGDSGVELVGMSGVVQNLRAVKDPGEIELLRAACAIGDAALAQIVADGVLRAGTTERQVARALEWEMYRLGADGIAFETIVAAGAHSAIPHHRPTHTALADGDLVKIDFGSVVGGYHSDMTRTFVLRRAASWQRDLYELVATAQTAGRAALTPGADLRAVDAAARDVIDDAGHGEHYVHGLGHGVGLQIHEAPGIGKLAAGTLPCGAAVTVEPGVYLPGWGGVRIEDTLVVTDGDPDLLTATDKTFTVI
- the efp gene encoding elongation factor P gives rise to the protein MASTADFKNGLVLRMDDQLWQIMEFQHVKPGKGPAFVRTKIKNVLSGKTVDKTFNAGVKVETATVDRRDMTFLYNDGTDYVFMDSQDYEQFSLPPATVGDGARFLLENMTVQVSLNEGNPLFVELPVTVELIVAQTDPGLQGDRSTGGTKPATLETGAEIQVPLFINTGDKLKVDSRDGSYLGRVNS
- the nusB gene encoding transcription antitermination factor NusB encodes the protein MKQPGTRHKARRRAVDLLFEAEAKGVSPAQLVAERREYVRSDESVGSIHDYTATVIQGLADDQAQVDAVISSYLRDWTLERLPAVDRAIMRLATWELFNSLDVDTIVVVDEAVELAKELSTDDSPAFVNGVLAKIAELAPQVRAAASAEPGGAAPGRPEPN
- the pyrR gene encoding bifunctional pyr operon transcriptional regulator/uracil phosphoribosyltransferase PyrR gives rise to the protein MASPAPRVLLDAADVSRTIARVAHQVIEKTALDSPDAPRVVLIGIPTRGTSLATRLGGKIGEFAGVDVPVGYLDITLYRDDLRGKPHRPLERTMVPAGGVDNAIVILVDDVLYSGRTVRAALDALRDLGRPAAVQLAVLVDRGHRELPLRADYVGKNIPTARDEQVSVHLVEHDGIDEVVLGSASSSAAAESDS
- a CDS encoding aspartate carbamoyltransferase catalytic subunit, with translation MRHLLSAQDLSRDDATALLDDAERFEQALTGREVRKLPTLRGRTVMTVFYENSTRTRVSFEVAGKWMSADVINVSASSSSAGKGESLRDTAKTLHAAGADALIVRHPASGAPAQIADWTTTPDGDGPAVINAGDGTHEHPTQALLDALTLRQRLGSLEGRRIAIVGDIIHSRVARSNAHLLSTLGAEVVLVAPPTLLPVGVDEWPVSVSGSLDAELPAVDAVMMLRVQAERMNGGFFPSAREYSVRFGLNDRRLGLLHDDAVVLHPGPMLRGMEIGYSVADSPKATVLEQVRNGVHVRMAVLFRLLVGSDSAGAHL
- a CDS encoding dihydroorotase, translating into MSASTGSVPQTGSVVISAVRPYGEGDPIDVLVVDGVISEMGSAVTAPEGTETIDGRGGVLLPGFVDLHTHLREPGREDTETIRSGSAAAALGGYTAVFAMANTSPVADNSTVTDNVWRSGREVGLVDVYPVGAVTVGLAGKQLAEMGMMAAGAAGVRMFSDDGKCVDDPLLMRRALEYSTGLGVLIAQHAEEPRLTVGAVANEGPTASRLGLAGWPRAAEESIVIRDALLARDAGARIHICHASTEGTVELLRWAKDQGIAITAEVTPHHLLLDDSVLHTYDPVNKVNPPLREVRDKTALRQALAEGIVDCVATDHAPHAAQEKCCEFAQAKPGMLGLQTALPIIVETLVKPGLLDWRGVARVMSERPAQIVELTDQGRPIEVGEPANLTVVDPETSWVVHGPDLASLSANTPFEAMTMPATITATVLRGVVTAHDGEVTR